In the Helianthus annuus cultivar XRQ/B chromosome 11, HanXRQr2.0-SUNRISE, whole genome shotgun sequence genome, one interval contains:
- the LOC110890547 gene encoding elongin-C, whose product MKKEDTVKLISAEGFEFVIDKNAAMVSQTIRNMLTSPGGFAETEHREVTFPEISTTILEKICQYFYWSLQYASGKETEFYIEPEMTLELMMAANYLHT is encoded by the exons ATGAAGAAAGAAGACACAGTGAAGCTAATCAGTGCTGAAGGATTCGAATTTGTCATCGACAAGAATGCCGCCATGGTTTCCCAAACCATCCGCAACATGCTCACATCTCCAG GGGGATTTGCGGAAACTGAGCATCGTGAAGTGACGTTTCCGGAGATAAGTACTACGATTTTGGAGAAGATCTGTCAGTACTTTTATTGGTCGCTTCAATACGCAAG TGGGAAGGAGACTGAATTCTACATTGAACCTGAAATGACACTGGAACTTATGATGGCTGCTAATTATCTGCACACCTGA